The Antarcticibacterium sp. 1MA-6-2 genome has a window encoding:
- a CDS encoding response regulator: MTKGEILIIDDEPQIRKLLQISLESNDYKVIQASTGTEGIHLAANHSPDLIILDLGLPDKAGHEVLKELREWFEKPIIILSVQNEEQDIIKALDNGATDYLAKPFRTGELMARIRSSLRMNQNAECSPVIVSGSLVIDLSTRNVLKNTVLLKLTSTEYNILALLAKNQGKVLTHQYILKEIWGIGAQKETQYLRVFVAQLRKKIEDNPNTPHHIITQSGVGYRFT; this comes from the coding sequence ATGACTAAGGGTGAAATTTTAATTATTGATGATGAACCTCAAATAAGGAAGTTACTACAAATTTCCCTTGAGAGCAACGACTATAAGGTCATCCAGGCTTCCACGGGAACAGAAGGTATTCATCTGGCTGCCAATCATTCTCCCGATCTTATAATTCTCGATTTAGGACTTCCCGACAAGGCTGGTCACGAAGTTTTAAAAGAACTCAGGGAATGGTTTGAAAAACCCATCATAATTCTATCTGTACAAAATGAAGAGCAGGATATTATAAAAGCACTGGATAACGGGGCTACAGACTATCTCGCCAAACCATTTAGGACCGGGGAGCTCATGGCGCGTATTCGCTCTTCCCTGCGAATGAATCAAAATGCTGAATGTTCTCCCGTTATAGTTTCCGGCTCCCTGGTGATAGATTTAAGCACCCGGAATGTTTTAAAGAACACTGTTCTTTTAAAGCTCACTTCTACAGAATATAATATTCTTGCCCTGCTCGCTAAAAACCAGGGAAAGGTTCTTACCCACCAGTACATTCTTAAAGAAATATGGGGAATTGGAGCTCAAAAAGAAACCCAGTACTTAAGGGTGTTTGTTGCTCAACTGCGAAAAAAAATAGAAGACAATCCCAACACTCCACATCATATAATTACCCAGAGCGGTGTAGGTTACAGGTTTACCTAA
- a CDS encoding TrkH family potassium uptake protein, producing the protein MRLSQLRRLSFWLSFLAVGVIVYDLGFKHDLTTEFYLTNIYFFTLSIGMITIITRYFLRKELLAKKVKIFDAVILFLYTILLLAKVTDIPEDLGFLNFFNKMGWVYVAVLTYFVRELSTSNIHVNNDQINPAQLFIGSFLVLILFGTFLLMLPQASYENLSLIDALFTSTSAVCVTGLIVVDTGTYFTQFGQTVILILIQLGGLGIMTFASYFSYFFRGKSSYENQIMLKDVTNSQKIGEVFVVLKKIILLTFSIELIGAVFIFSSLEKDLIPGIFNKIFFSIFHSISAFCNAGFSTLENSLYEPEFEFNYLLQLVIIALFVLGGIGFPLLFNLYRYFVYSFKKRLVSFNNPKECLHLPWVLNLNSRIILVTTGVLLLAGTVLFCFFEYDNTLASHSPFGKFVVSLFGAATPRTAGFNNVDMSALNFSTVMVIFLLMWIGASPGSTGGGIKTTTFALATLNFLSIAKGKDRVEVYRRQVSDLSMRRAFAIMALSLVVIGTAVFLIASFDSEMTLLSIAFECFSAYSTVGLSLGITASLSGSSKLVIIAVMFIGRVSMLTILIALLRRVKHLNYKYPQEEILMN; encoded by the coding sequence ATGCGTCTCAGCCAGTTAAGAAGACTCTCCTTTTGGTTAAGTTTCCTGGCAGTGGGAGTAATTGTTTATGACCTTGGCTTTAAACACGATCTTACAACCGAATTTTATTTAACCAACATTTACTTCTTCACCCTGTCCATCGGGATGATTACTATTATCACCCGCTACTTTCTCAGAAAGGAACTGCTGGCAAAAAAAGTAAAGATATTTGACGCTGTAATCCTGTTCCTTTATACTATTCTTCTGTTGGCCAAGGTAACAGATATTCCTGAAGACCTCGGTTTTCTCAACTTTTTCAATAAAATGGGCTGGGTGTATGTAGCGGTCCTCACCTATTTTGTAAGAGAGCTCTCCACTTCCAACATACACGTTAATAATGATCAAATCAACCCGGCGCAGCTGTTTATCGGCAGTTTCCTGGTATTGATACTTTTCGGCACATTTCTATTAATGTTACCCCAGGCATCCTATGAGAACCTTTCTCTTATAGATGCCCTTTTTACATCTACCAGTGCTGTATGTGTTACTGGTTTAATTGTAGTAGATACGGGTACTTACTTTACGCAATTCGGGCAGACTGTAATTCTTATCCTTATCCAATTGGGAGGTTTGGGAATAATGACCTTTGCCAGTTATTTCAGTTATTTTTTTAGAGGAAAAAGCTCTTACGAAAACCAGATCATGCTTAAGGATGTCACAAATTCCCAGAAAATTGGAGAAGTGTTCGTGGTTCTTAAGAAGATCATCCTGCTCACTTTTTCAATTGAATTAATTGGAGCTGTGTTTATATTTTCTTCCCTTGAAAAAGACCTGATCCCGGGAATTTTCAATAAAATATTTTTTTCCATCTTCCACAGTATTTCGGCCTTTTGCAACGCGGGATTTTCGACCCTGGAGAACAGCCTTTATGAACCGGAATTTGAATTCAATTATTTGCTTCAACTCGTAATTATTGCGCTTTTTGTCCTGGGCGGAATTGGCTTTCCATTACTTTTTAATCTCTACAGGTATTTCGTCTACTCTTTCAAAAAACGACTGGTGAGTTTTAATAACCCTAAGGAATGTCTTCATCTTCCCTGGGTCCTTAATCTTAACAGCCGCATCATTCTTGTGACTACAGGAGTGCTATTGTTAGCTGGTACCGTTTTATTTTGCTTTTTTGAATATGACAATACTCTTGCATCCCACTCCCCCTTTGGAAAGTTTGTAGTATCACTCTTTGGGGCGGCAACTCCCCGTACAGCAGGTTTTAATAATGTGGACATGTCTGCCCTGAATTTTTCCACAGTAATGGTGATTTTTTTGTTAATGTGGATTGGTGCTTCTCCAGGCTCAACAGGAGGTGGTATTAAAACAACAACTTTTGCTTTGGCAACTTTAAATTTTTTGAGCATTGCAAAGGGGAAAGATCGGGTAGAAGTATACAGGAGGCAGGTTTCTGATCTTTCCATGCGCCGGGCTTTTGCAATAATGGCTTTGTCGCTGGTAGTGATAGGAACGGCTGTTTTCCTCATCGCTTCTTTTGACAGCGAAATGACCTTGTTAAGTATAGCCTTTGAATGCTTTTCGGCATACAGTACAGTGGGTTTAAGTTTAGGAATAACCGCCTCTCTTAGCGGCTCCTCAAAACTTGTGATTATTGCAGTTATGTTTATTGGCAGGGTAAGCATGCTAACGATCTTAATTGCCCTATTAAGAAGGGTCAAACATCTCAATTACAAGTATCCACAGGAAGAAATATTAATGAATTAA
- a CDS encoding helix-turn-helix domain-containing protein — translation METATKSNHIGRKISRIRELRGMKQEALAAELGISQQSVSHLEQSETIEDEKLEQVAKALGVTKEAIENFSEEAVFNYFSNFYDNSTGQVYNNHCIFNPLEELKKSYEESKKLYERLVEAEKEKVKYLEELLKKR, via the coding sequence ATGGAGACAGCAACAAAATCTAACCACATAGGTCGAAAGATCAGTCGCATCCGGGAACTGCGAGGTATGAAGCAGGAAGCTCTTGCCGCAGAGTTGGGCATTAGTCAGCAGAGTGTATCACATCTTGAGCAGAGTGAAACTATTGAGGATGAAAAACTGGAACAAGTAGCGAAGGCTTTGGGAGTCACTAAAGAGGCAATTGAAAATTTTTCTGAAGAAGCTGTTTTCAACTACTTCAGTAATTTCTATGACAACAGTACTGGCCAAGTCTATAACAACCATTGTATATTTAATCCTCTCGAGGAATTGAAAAAGTCCTATGAGGAAAGCAAAAAACTTTATGAGCGTCTTGTTGAGGCGGAGAAGGAGAAGGTGAAATACTTGGAGGAGTTGTTGAAGAAAAGGTAG
- a CDS encoding ATP-binding protein produces the protein MTVKKKIQEDQRLQFLIGIGLILMISFICYLFINVIGYHIVALILLLTVSVLAMFFKIWPVVTVAVLSALIWNFLFIQPRSTFSITTPEDALFFLMYFVIAVMNAVFTTKIRKAEEVSRRRKERENEMKLYNTFLNSLSHELRTPISTIIGSIDTLKENSTKLSLQNKIDLFTEIEIAGHRLNKQVGNLLNMSLLESEFVKLQLDWYDINEIIYSIIQLNESEAINHNIHFEADEELPLFKIDAVLFEQILQNILNNALQYTPPNSVITIQTSYNLKECIIHISDNGKGFPEDKIEKVFDKFYRLPNTATGGTGLGLSIAQGFAQAHNGTLSLENLKTGGAKFTLKIPAELAHPKNFNND, from the coding sequence TTGACAGTAAAGAAGAAAATCCAGGAAGACCAGCGATTACAGTTTCTAATTGGAATCGGATTAATTCTCATGATCTCCTTTATTTGTTATCTTTTTATTAATGTAATAGGCTACCACATTGTTGCCCTTATCCTATTGCTCACGGTCTCGGTACTTGCTATGTTCTTCAAAATATGGCCCGTAGTAACTGTTGCTGTCCTTAGTGCATTGATCTGGAATTTCTTATTCATCCAACCCAGGTCTACTTTTAGTATTACAACTCCTGAGGATGCTTTATTCTTTTTGATGTATTTTGTCATAGCCGTTATGAACGCGGTCTTCACTACCAAGATTAGAAAAGCAGAAGAAGTAAGCCGAAGGAGAAAAGAAAGGGAAAATGAAATGAAATTGTACAACACTTTCCTGAATTCCTTGTCACACGAACTTCGTACCCCAATCTCTACCATTATAGGTTCAATTGATACTTTAAAGGAAAATTCCACCAAACTCTCCCTGCAAAACAAAATTGATCTTTTTACTGAAATTGAGATTGCAGGCCATCGGCTTAACAAGCAGGTAGGAAATCTTCTGAATATGAGCTTACTGGAAAGTGAGTTTGTAAAACTTCAGTTAGACTGGTATGATATAAATGAAATTATTTATTCCATCATTCAGCTAAATGAATCTGAAGCAATAAATCACAACATACATTTCGAAGCCGATGAGGAGCTGCCATTGTTCAAAATAGATGCAGTATTATTTGAACAAATCCTCCAGAACATTCTTAACAACGCCCTTCAATATACTCCCCCAAATTCGGTCATCACCATTCAAACCTCTTACAATTTAAAGGAATGTATAATTCATATTTCTGATAATGGAAAAGGTTTTCCTGAAGATAAAATAGAGAAGGTATTCGACAAATTTTATAGGCTTCCTAATACCGCGACGGGTGGTACTGGTCTTGGCTTATCTATAGCACAGGGATTTGCACAGGCGCATAATGGAACTTTATCCCTGGAAAATTTAAAAACCGGAGGTGCAAAATTCACTCTTAAAATTCCGGCTGAATTGGCACATCCTAAAAATTTCAACAATGACTAA
- a CDS encoding UvrD-helicase domain-containing protein has translation MEFEINPQRQAYMDARGKIVLNACPGSGKTTAIARKLMLLQDDYKTSLSRFSGIACLSFTNTAKDEISEKYTVLSGDFLGFPHKVSTIDSFINQYITLPYYYLFEKNGKRPKILDDPGFLNDAWKGRFQFRARNNQLICFAYPPASIRFESDGSLSSNGYKPSRDKVAPDVFKNYCTALKKWQIQT, from the coding sequence ATGGAATTTGAGATTAATCCACAACGACAAGCCTATATGGATGCACGAGGCAAAATTGTTCTGAATGCTTGCCCCGGAAGCGGAAAAACCACAGCCATAGCAAGAAAACTTATGCTGCTGCAGGACGATTACAAAACGTCCCTTAGCCGCTTCAGCGGCATTGCCTGTTTATCATTTACCAATACAGCAAAAGACGAGATAAGCGAAAAATACACCGTATTGAGCGGGGATTTTTTAGGTTTTCCCCACAAGGTCTCCACCATCGACAGCTTTATCAATCAGTACATCACTCTGCCATACTACTATCTCTTTGAAAAGAATGGCAAGCGGCCTAAAATACTTGATGATCCTGGTTTCCTAAATGATGCTTGGAAAGGTAGATTCCAATTTAGGGCGAGAAATAATCAGCTCATTTGCTTTGCTTACCCTCCTGCCTCCATCAGGTTTGAAAGTGATGGTTCTTTGTCGTCAAACGGTTATAAACCTTCCCGGGACAAGGTGGCACCTGACGTTTTCAAAAATTATTGCACAGCGCTAAAGAAATGGCAAATTCAAACCTAG
- a CDS encoding family 16 glycoside hydrolase, with translation MKYHQLLLQFLFPHLLLISLTAGCNNSGASNRNNEFVKIFDGKSLNGWEGDSTYWSVENGNLVGQITPSTPLKENTFIIWKDGELKQILN, from the coding sequence ATGAAATATCATCAATTATTACTTCAATTTTTATTTCCTCATTTACTTCTTATTTCCCTGACTGCGGGTTGTAACAATAGCGGTGCCAGCAACAGGAATAATGAATTTGTAAAAATATTTGACGGTAAAAGTTTAAATGGTTGGGAGGGAGATTCTACTTACTGGAGTGTCGAAAACGGTAATCTGGTTGGGCAGATAACTCCATCAACTCCTCTAAAAGAAAATACCTTCATAATATGGAAAGATGGAGAGCTTAAGCAGATTTTGAATTAA
- a CDS encoding helix-turn-helix domain-containing protein, which yields MEIGQVLQKLIKQKGLTQAMLAQKIGKSPTALSQIIKGRYYPNPETLDKICEVLEVPSNYCLFPIYFGKRYTGREKSPLSNDWPESKIIYYSNFRRRTFRIKRKIGIAKKLIRIKCAQPMHNVSIIKSVRTAFRYKT from the coding sequence ATGGAAATAGGTCAAGTTCTACAGAAATTAATTAAGCAAAAGGGTTTAACTCAGGCAATGTTAGCTCAAAAAATAGGCAAATCGCCCACGGCACTTTCTCAGATTATTAAAGGTAGGTATTACCCTAATCCTGAAACTTTAGATAAAATCTGTGAAGTTTTAGAGGTGCCATCTAACTATTGTTTATTTCCTATCTATTTCGGAAAAAGATATACCGGAAGAGAAAAGAGCCCTTTATCAAATGATTGGCCCGAGTCTAAAATCATTTATTATTCAAATTTTCGGAGAAGAACCTTTAGAATTAAAAGAAAAATTGGAATTGCAAAAAAATTGATTCGAATTAAATGTGCGCAGCCTATGCACAACGTTTCGATTATAAAAAGTGTTCGCACGGCCTTTCGATATAAGACTTAG
- a CDS encoding UvrD-helicase domain-containing protein — MANSNLGLITTSDSAFIAYSLLRDQPKIGNWLALRFPHIIVDEAQDTSAVQHALFEKLAELGLLNLEFIGDPYQSLYEWRDADPELFNTKYADAQNWQGLDLCDNRRSPQRIIDCFSILRKQGDPAIYTTCNNDIGLPVMVYRYNKTNSPLIVQHFDQLCEESRLEDNQIVVRGNALKNQMLGKSVDQVPWKKDLPYRIIDAKHKYEGNEIKAAIEAIRSIAVLLIAKGKEMVDIKELEQDLKTNNRFNALLLNLLHDLPSFDQTISDWTTSTQTFLKERLDLTENVNFEQKERNYKGKFDKAILNEPLKDHFKRSYSDSKIPITTVHQVKGKSLDSILVFFNEKKHKDNITFSDIESSGQEFPSEKQRIIYVALSRPKHLLAMAFPESITEDDLKAKFGKGIQLVTIEELEN; from the coding sequence ATGGCAAATTCAAACCTAGGTCTGATAACCACGAGCGATTCCGCATTCATTGCGTATAGTCTGCTGCGCGACCAACCCAAAATCGGTAATTGGCTCGCGCTTCGCTTTCCTCATATAATCGTAGATGAAGCACAAGACACCTCAGCCGTTCAGCATGCCCTTTTTGAAAAACTCGCAGAACTCGGCCTCCTTAATCTCGAATTCATAGGAGACCCCTATCAAAGCCTTTATGAGTGGCGAGACGCAGACCCCGAACTCTTCAATACCAAATATGCCGATGCTCAAAATTGGCAAGGGCTGGATTTATGCGACAACAGAAGATCCCCACAACGTATAATTGATTGCTTTTCAATCCTTCGCAAGCAAGGCGACCCTGCCATATATACCACCTGTAACAACGATATTGGATTGCCTGTTATGGTTTATCGATACAATAAGACCAATTCTCCGCTCATTGTGCAGCATTTTGACCAACTTTGCGAAGAAAGCAGATTGGAAGACAACCAGATCGTTGTCCGAGGAAATGCATTAAAAAATCAAATGCTAGGCAAATCAGTCGATCAGGTGCCATGGAAAAAGGACCTTCCTTACCGCATTATCGATGCCAAGCATAAATATGAAGGCAATGAAATAAAGGCGGCCATTGAGGCAATCCGTTCCATTGCGGTATTGCTCATTGCCAAGGGCAAAGAAATGGTTGACATTAAAGAGTTGGAACAAGATCTCAAAACAAACAATCGGTTTAATGCCCTGTTGTTGAATCTACTGCACGATCTTCCGAGCTTTGACCAGACCATTTCCGATTGGACTACCTCAACTCAAACATTCCTGAAGGAAAGGTTGGATTTAACGGAGAATGTCAATTTCGAGCAAAAGGAAAGAAACTATAAAGGGAAATTTGATAAAGCAATATTAAATGAACCCCTTAAAGATCATTTTAAGAGGTCATATTCCGATAGCAAAATCCCCATTACCACCGTTCACCAAGTCAAGGGAAAATCATTGGATTCTATCCTAGTCTTTTTCAACGAAAAGAAGCACAAAGACAACATAACTTTTTCAGACATTGAATCCAGCGGGCAGGAATTTCCAAGCGAAAAGCAACGAATTATTTACGTGGCATTATCTCGTCCAAAGCACCTGCTCGCTATGGCTTTTCCCGAAAGCATTACCGAGGATGATCTTAAAGCCAAATTTGGAAAAGGTATACAACTAGTGACTATTGAAGAACTTGAAAATTAG
- a CDS encoding TrkA family potassium uptake protein has protein sequence MKYIILGLGNFGASLAEKLTGMGNEVIGVDTNMSKVESLKDKITHVVNLDSTDITAVSNLPLKDTDVVIVAIGEDKGANILATALMKQLQVKRLISRAVSPLQKLVLEAMGVEEIIHPEEETAERWSKKLNLQGVVDSFEVNRDYSIIETSVPEEYDDRTLEEVGLKRKYGIIVLTTMKVTTERNMLGAKRQVSEVMGVASAKTILHKDDIMVLYGHNANIKKLLQDQNKY, from the coding sequence ATGAAGTACATTATTTTAGGCTTAGGAAATTTTGGAGCATCACTTGCTGAAAAGCTCACGGGAATGGGAAATGAAGTTATTGGTGTAGATACTAATATGAGTAAGGTAGAATCCTTAAAAGATAAAATTACCCATGTCGTAAATTTGGACTCTACAGATATAACTGCTGTTTCAAACTTACCTCTTAAAGATACAGATGTAGTAATTGTCGCGATTGGAGAGGATAAGGGAGCAAATATTCTTGCCACTGCCTTAATGAAACAATTACAGGTAAAACGCCTGATAAGCCGGGCTGTTTCCCCGCTGCAGAAATTAGTCCTGGAGGCTATGGGCGTGGAGGAAATTATTCATCCTGAAGAGGAGACAGCTGAACGCTGGTCGAAAAAACTGAATTTACAGGGTGTGGTAGATTCCTTTGAGGTGAACAGAGACTATAGTATCATTGAAACTTCAGTCCCGGAAGAATACGATGACAGAACCCTGGAAGAGGTAGGGCTAAAAAGAAAATATGGAATTATCGTTCTTACTACTATGAAGGTGACAACCGAGAGAAATATGCTTGGCGCAAAAAGGCAGGTTTCTGAAGTAATGGGTGTAGCTTCAGCAAAAACCATCTTACATAAGGATGATATTATGGTGCTTTATGGTCACAACGCCAATATTAAAAAACTGCTTCAGGATCAAAATAAGTATTAA
- a CDS encoding c-type cytochrome yields MSKTIALLKDAKDDSSDQETFTESTDLIMRNPQYGLDIAAMLAKTPPGQQVYYATVLSEAKTGWTPDLYEKYFNWIRSSFDYKGGRSYVGFIDVARRRALSHVSKDKFDYYNTLSGDSLVSGGGNDLADVEGPKGPGRQWTVDEALAVVKDSLDNRNFERGKQLYAATLCISCHTMNGEGGIVGPDLTQLGNRFTPKDILEATIHPNEVVSDQYAATVFELNNGNSIVGRLIKEDQETYFVSQNPFAPQDLREIAKNEVKGLKASDVSVMLPGLINSLNPEELKDLMAYLISGGNKENKVYKSVAP; encoded by the coding sequence GTGTCGAAGACTATTGCTTTACTCAAAGATGCCAAGGATGATAGTTCAGATCAGGAAACATTTACAGAGTCTACGGATTTGATCATGAGAAACCCCCAATATGGATTGGATATAGCAGCAATGCTGGCAAAAACTCCTCCCGGGCAACAGGTTTATTATGCAACCGTATTAAGTGAAGCAAAGACCGGGTGGACCCCCGATCTCTATGAGAAATATTTTAACTGGATTCGATCTTCTTTTGATTACAAAGGAGGCAGGAGTTATGTTGGTTTTATCGATGTAGCCCGCCGGAGAGCATTAAGTCACGTTTCTAAAGATAAATTTGATTACTATAATACCTTATCTGGAGATTCCCTGGTTAGCGGTGGAGGCAATGATCTGGCAGATGTAGAAGGACCTAAAGGACCCGGCAGGCAGTGGACAGTAGATGAAGCTTTAGCGGTTGTAAAAGATAGCCTGGATAACAGAAATTTTGAGAGAGGAAAGCAACTCTATGCAGCGACGCTGTGTATTTCCTGCCATACTATGAATGGAGAAGGAGGTATTGTGGGTCCTGATCTTACCCAGTTAGGGAACAGATTTACCCCTAAAGATATCCTTGAAGCCACTATACATCCCAATGAAGTAGTTTCTGATCAATATGCAGCTACAGTGTTTGAACTTAATAATGGAAATTCCATTGTAGGTAGGCTTATAAAAGAGGATCAGGAAACTTACTTTGTTTCCCAAAATCCTTTTGCACCTCAGGATCTTAGGGAAATAGCAAAAAATGAAGTTAAAGGATTAAAAGCTTCAGATGTTTCTGTGATGCTGCCAGGTTTGATCAACAGTCTCAATCCCGAAGAACTAAAAGATTTGATGGCCTACCTGATTTCAGGAGGAAATAAGGAGAATAAGGTTTATAAAAGTGTGGCTCCGTAA
- a CDS encoding histone H1, with protein MKKLVENIQSTFESFQTDASAQLENGNKAAGTRARKSSLELEKLLKEFRKVSVAESKK; from the coding sequence ATGAAAAAACTTGTTGAAAACATCCAAAGTACTTTTGAATCTTTCCAAACCGATGCTTCTGCACAATTAGAAAATGGCAATAAAGCTGCCGGAACCAGAGCAAGAAAATCCTCACTGGAATTAGAAAAACTATTAAAAGAGTTTCGCAAAGTTTCTGTTGCAGAATCTAAAAAGTAA
- a CDS encoding ATP-dependent endonuclease, with protein sequence MSIENYRGIDYLEVDFDPNINIIIGENGCNKSAVIDAIRLLYNIGEPIRDISVSLNDFHEKATKEEDEIKMETATKVTITYHFKGLTNSQKGAFYEYMVIDPDNKDNDYAKIKLQYENRNGKYPYFTYSINDVEGQRADYKTFELFQHYYLGALRDSTKDLLNSRGNILGKVIRRFVGRKGSEAEIEEIMKTANEKLLERDEVKDTREGVNSNLKGIFKAFEDNKIGLQIEQSKTEYIVNAIKPFLPHNRETLKDEGFHLWQNSLGYNNLIYIATVLGDIKEQIADDGTPHFALLIEEPEAHLHPQLQLSLYNFLEQANKSDNSQLFITSHSPTLTSKVPLKNLILLEKTKAYRLGNLFNDREAERIIEDTSKNNPLTKLDFEIRRKKLERYIDVTKSQLLFAKSGLFVEGISEELLISAFTQVEGYRLEDYRIELVNVRGTSFYPFLYLFNSTDAKKRVDKSIAILTDQDQFISSKKTEYGLDKLLKNNYAKLIELDTKIQAGTPIRRIANLASVANGNASISVNTAFKTLEYELALANVPKDRTKLTANFLFSYLTNLDSSKTDPIKTYTATFANDELSDEEHRRTAILLWKAMPGKAVFAQDFALYILENLDSARQNFVIPQYIKTALSQLN encoded by the coding sequence TTGAGCATTGAGAATTATCGTGGAATTGATTACCTCGAAGTCGATTTCGACCCTAACATTAATATCATAATCGGTGAAAATGGGTGCAATAAATCGGCTGTAATTGATGCCATTCGCCTGCTTTATAACATAGGGGAACCAATTCGCGATATTTCGGTTTCGCTGAATGACTTTCACGAAAAAGCTACAAAAGAAGAGGACGAAATCAAAATGGAGACTGCAACGAAGGTAACAATCACCTACCATTTTAAAGGGCTGACTAATTCTCAAAAAGGTGCCTTTTATGAATACATGGTCATTGATCCAGATAACAAGGATAATGATTATGCTAAGATTAAGCTTCAATATGAGAACAGGAATGGGAAATACCCGTATTTCACATATAGCATCAACGATGTTGAGGGGCAGAGAGCAGATTACAAAACCTTTGAATTGTTCCAACATTATTATCTGGGAGCACTTAGGGACAGCACAAAAGATTTACTCAATTCAAGAGGTAACATACTTGGAAAGGTCATTAGACGATTCGTAGGTAGGAAAGGCAGCGAAGCTGAAATAGAGGAAATAATGAAGACTGCCAATGAAAAGTTGTTGGAGCGAGACGAAGTAAAAGACACACGCGAGGGTGTTAACAGCAACCTGAAAGGAATATTCAAGGCATTTGAAGACAACAAAATAGGGTTGCAGATTGAGCAATCTAAAACTGAATACATCGTCAATGCCATTAAGCCCTTCTTGCCACATAACCGGGAGACACTGAAAGATGAAGGTTTCCATCTGTGGCAAAACAGTCTTGGCTATAATAACCTTATCTATATCGCCACCGTTCTTGGCGACATAAAAGAACAAATTGCAGACGATGGCACGCCCCATTTTGCGTTGCTCATTGAAGAACCAGAAGCGCACCTGCATCCACAACTCCAACTCAGCCTGTACAACTTCTTAGAGCAAGCAAATAAATCAGATAACAGTCAACTATTCATTACCTCCCATTCCCCAACACTCACGTCTAAAGTGCCACTTAAAAACCTCATACTACTGGAGAAAACCAAGGCTTACAGGCTCGGAAACCTATTTAATGACCGAGAAGCCGAGAGAATTATTGAAGACACCTCAAAGAACAACCCCTTAACAAAACTCGATTTTGAAATAAGGCGAAAGAAATTAGAACGGTACATAGATGTAACTAAGTCTCAACTATTGTTTGCCAAGTCTGGGCTTTTTGTAGAAGGAATATCCGAAGAGCTACTTATATCTGCCTTCACACAAGTCGAGGGATATAGGCTAGAAGATTATAGAATAGAACTGGTGAATGTCCGTGGCACCTCCTTCTATCCCTTCCTTTACCTATTCAATTCCACGGACGCAAAGAAGAGAGTTGACAAATCCATTGCTATTTTAACAGATCAAGATCAATTCATTTCTTCAAAGAAGACCGAATATGGCTTGGACAAATTACTTAAAAACAACTATGCAAAACTTATTGAGCTAGACACCAAAATTCAAGCAGGCACACCAATTAGAAGAATTGCTAACCTAGCCTCGGTTGCGAATGGAAATGCATCAATAAGCGTAAACACTGCTTTTAAAACATTGGAATATGAATTAGCCCTTGCTAATGTTCCGAAGGACAGAACTAAGCTGACAGCTAACTTTCTGTTCTCATACCTAACAAATTTGGATTCGAGCAAAACCGATCCGATTAAAACCTACACCGCCACGTTCGCGAATGACGAATTGAGTGACGAGGAACATCGTAGAACAGCCATTCTACTCTGGAAAGCAATGCCAGGAAAGGCCGTTTTTGCTCAAGATTTTGCCCTTTATATTCTCGAAAATCTCGACAGTGCACGGCAGAATTTTGTGATTCCGCAGTATATAAAGACAGCCTTATCTCAGTTGAATTAA
- a CDS encoding family 16 glycoside hydrolase, which produces MNYRSEAVETIPFALKGYQADIDGKNNYTGQSYEERGRTTLGYRGEKVIINPPGDRSGTLRDNVVNNAWTERSVVESLGETDSLATLIKKEGWNEIHLVVNQNRMQHFINGILMSDVTDNDTVHKKDSGKLGIQVHVGPPMKVEYRNIRLKEL; this is translated from the coding sequence ATTAATTATAGAAGTGAAGCTGTAGAAACCATTCCTTTTGCACTCAAAGGATATCAGGCTGACATTGACGGGAAAAATAATTATACGGGACAAAGTTATGAGGAACGGGGACGAACAACTCTTGGTTATCGGGGGGAAAAAGTAATTATAAATCCTCCTGGTGATAGGTCGGGGACCTTACGAGATAATGTAGTCAATAATGCCTGGACCGAAAGATCTGTAGTTGAATCCCTGGGTGAAACTGACTCCTTAGCGACTTTAATAAAAAAAGAGGGATGGAATGAGATTCATCTTGTAGTAAATCAAAACCGAATGCAGCACTTTATTAATGGAATATTAATGAGTGATGTAACAGATAATGATACGGTTCACAAAAAAGATTCCGGAAAACTCGGAATTCAGGTACACGTGGGACCTCCAATGAAGGTAGAATACCGGAACATAAGATTAAAGGAACTATAG